A region of Betta splendens chromosome 13, fBetSpl5.4, whole genome shotgun sequence DNA encodes the following proteins:
- the p4ha3 gene encoding prolyl 4-hydroxylase subunit alpha-3 isoform X3, producing MTPGLSVGMKRFTFYAKVSDLHKELYNEAGSAMANPLVAFTLIKRLHSEWLNVVYSNEALENAQALRSSFEEEEADLPKLEDLQGAANGLMRLQDVYALQVASLARGRFQRVTNGQTVDIYLPAVSVPLSGDDCFLVGKVAYEQKDYYHSVQWLEESVRLFRAAEVGWSPENEGTLEDALDHLAFSHFKTGNFSYALSLSQELLHHDPTNGRLLQNVEEYEKLLVAASPATADGLRRPTCTYLRTRDTYERLCQTQGTQVSITSNQPIQFENPELFCDYFTNDHPALLLLPLKREVLRLQPFVVLYHTFVTDAEAEDIKRAAQPGLRRSVVAAGEKQAAAEYRISKSAWLKGSAHSIVGKLDHRISMLTGLKVHHPYGEYLQVVNYGIGGHYEPHFDHATSPSSPVFRLKTGNRVATFMIYLSSVEAGGSTAFIYANFSVPVVEKAAIFWWNLRRNGQGDVDTLHAGCPVLIGDKWVANKWIHEFGQEFLHRCSLNPEE from the exons ATGACTCCGGGTTTGTCTGTTGGGATGAAGCGTTTTAC CTTTTATGCCAAAGTGTCGGACCTGCACAAGGAACTTTACAATGAAGCGGGAAGTGCCATGGCGAACCCGTTGGTAGCGTTTACCCTGATCAAGCGCCTGCATTCAGAGTGGCTGAATGTGGTCTACAGCAACGAAGCCCTGGAGAATGCACAAG CCCTCAGATCCAGttttgaggaggaggaagctgatcTACCCAAGCTGGAAGACCTCCAGGGGGCCGCGAATGGGCTCATGAGGCTGCAGGACGTGTACGCTCTCCAAGTCGCGAGCCTTGCAAGGGGTCGATTCCAGAGAGTCACCAACGGACAGACTGTAGACATTTACCTGCCTGCAGTGTCTGTCCCACTGTCTGGTGATGACTGCTTCTTAGTTGGAAAG GTGGCCTATGAGCAGAAAGATTACTACCACTCAGTGCAGTGGTTGGAGGAGTCGGTGCGTCTCTTCAGGGCAGCAGAAGTCGGGTGGAGTCCTGAGAATGAAGGAACGTTAGAAGATGCTCTGGATCATCTGGCCTTCTCCCACTTCAAA ACGGGAAATTTTTCCTACGCCCTGAGTCTGTCTCAGGAGTTACTGCATCATG ATCCAACGAATGGACGGCTTTTGCAGAATGTAGAGGAATATGAGAAGCTGCTGGTTGCTGCCAGTCCAGCCACcgccgatgggctgaggagacCAACCTGCACCTATTTAAGAACCAGGGACACTTATGAGAGACTCTGCCAGACACAAGGCACTCAGGTATCCATCACAAGTAATCAG CCAATCCAATTTGAGAACCCTGAGCTGTTCTGTGACTACTTCACCAACGACCACCCTGCGCTACTACTGCTGCCGCTAAAGCGTGAAGTGCTGCGCTTGCAGCCGTTTGTGGTCCTGTACCACACTTTCGTCACTGATGCAGAGGCTGAAGACATTAAGAGAGCTGCCCAGCCAGGC CTGAGAAGGTCAGTAGTGGCGGCAGGggagaaacaagcagcagctgagtaCCGCATCAGTAAGAG TGCATGGCTAAAAGGCTCAGCCCACTCCATCGTTGGGAAGCTGGACCACAGGATCTCCATGCTCACAGGTCTAAAGGTGCACCACCCATACGGCGAGTACCTCCAGGTGGTCAATTACGGCATCGGTGGCCATTATGAGCCTCACTTTGACCACGCTACA TCACCTTCCAGTCCCGTGTTCAGGCTAAAAACTGGCAATCGAGTGGCAACTTTTATGATTTAT ctcagctctgtgGAGGCAGGTGGGTCCACGGCCTTCATCTACGCCAACTTCAGCGTTCCTGTTGTGGAG AAAGCTGCCATCTTTTGGTGGAATCTCCGCAGAAATGGCCAAGGAGACGTAGACACCTTGCATGCTGGCTGTCCTGTGCTCATTGGAGATAAATGGG TGGCAAACAAATGGATCCACGAGTTTGGCCAAGAGTTCCTTCATCGCTGCAGCCTGAATCCTGAAGAGTGA
- the p4ha3 gene encoding prolyl 4-hydroxylase subunit alpha-3 isoform X2, with product MTPGLSVGMKRFTYVCLSLLTVIVLPVSLGEMYTSLLNVKQAISVERKLVGYLRTYIDQELERLEDIRRFYAKVSDLHKELYNEAGSAMANPLVAFTLIKRLHSEWLNVVYSNEALENAQALRSSFEEEEADLPKLEDLQGAANGLMRLQDVYALQVASLARGRFQRVTNGQTVDIYLPAVSVPLSGDDCFLVGKVAYEQKDYYHSVQWLEESVRLFRAAEVGWSPENEGTLEDALDHLAFSHFKTGNFSYALSLSQELLHHDPTNGRLLQNVEEYEKLLVAASPATADGLRRPTCTYLRTRDTYERLCQTQGTQPIQFENPELFCDYFTNDHPALLLLPLKREVLRLQPFVVLYHTFVTDAEAEDIKRAAQPGLRRSVVAAGEKQAAAEYRISKSAWLKGSAHSIVGKLDHRISMLTGLKVHHPYGEYLQVVNYGIGGHYEPHFDHATSPSSPVFRLKTGNRVATFMIYLSSVEAGGSTAFIYANFSVPVVEKAAIFWWNLRRNGQGDVDTLHAGCPVLIGDKWVANKWIHEFGQEFLHRCSLNPEE from the exons ATGACTCCGGGTTTGTCTGTTGGGATGAAGCGTTTTACGTACGTTTGCTTAAGCCTCTTGACTGTAATTGTGCTGCCGGTGTCTTTGGGGGAAATGTACACGTCCCTTCTGAACGTAAAACAGGCGATTAGTGTAGAAAGGAAGCTGGTCGGTTATTTGCGGACTTACATTGACCAGGAGttggagaggctggaggacaTCAGACG CTTTTATGCCAAAGTGTCGGACCTGCACAAGGAACTTTACAATGAAGCGGGAAGTGCCATGGCGAACCCGTTGGTAGCGTTTACCCTGATCAAGCGCCTGCATTCAGAGTGGCTGAATGTGGTCTACAGCAACGAAGCCCTGGAGAATGCACAAG CCCTCAGATCCAGttttgaggaggaggaagctgatcTACCCAAGCTGGAAGACCTCCAGGGGGCCGCGAATGGGCTCATGAGGCTGCAGGACGTGTACGCTCTCCAAGTCGCGAGCCTTGCAAGGGGTCGATTCCAGAGAGTCACCAACGGACAGACTGTAGACATTTACCTGCCTGCAGTGTCTGTCCCACTGTCTGGTGATGACTGCTTCTTAGTTGGAAAG GTGGCCTATGAGCAGAAAGATTACTACCACTCAGTGCAGTGGTTGGAGGAGTCGGTGCGTCTCTTCAGGGCAGCAGAAGTCGGGTGGAGTCCTGAGAATGAAGGAACGTTAGAAGATGCTCTGGATCATCTGGCCTTCTCCCACTTCAAA ACGGGAAATTTTTCCTACGCCCTGAGTCTGTCTCAGGAGTTACTGCATCATG ATCCAACGAATGGACGGCTTTTGCAGAATGTAGAGGAATATGAGAAGCTGCTGGTTGCTGCCAGTCCAGCCACcgccgatgggctgaggagacCAACCTGCACCTATTTAAGAACCAGGGACACTTATGAGAGACTCTGCCAGACACAAGGCACTCAG CCAATCCAATTTGAGAACCCTGAGCTGTTCTGTGACTACTTCACCAACGACCACCCTGCGCTACTACTGCTGCCGCTAAAGCGTGAAGTGCTGCGCTTGCAGCCGTTTGTGGTCCTGTACCACACTTTCGTCACTGATGCAGAGGCTGAAGACATTAAGAGAGCTGCCCAGCCAGGC CTGAGAAGGTCAGTAGTGGCGGCAGGggagaaacaagcagcagctgagtaCCGCATCAGTAAGAG TGCATGGCTAAAAGGCTCAGCCCACTCCATCGTTGGGAAGCTGGACCACAGGATCTCCATGCTCACAGGTCTAAAGGTGCACCACCCATACGGCGAGTACCTCCAGGTGGTCAATTACGGCATCGGTGGCCATTATGAGCCTCACTTTGACCACGCTACA TCACCTTCCAGTCCCGTGTTCAGGCTAAAAACTGGCAATCGAGTGGCAACTTTTATGATTTAT ctcagctctgtgGAGGCAGGTGGGTCCACGGCCTTCATCTACGCCAACTTCAGCGTTCCTGTTGTGGAG AAAGCTGCCATCTTTTGGTGGAATCTCCGCAGAAATGGCCAAGGAGACGTAGACACCTTGCATGCTGGCTGTCCTGTGCTCATTGGAGATAAATGGG TGGCAAACAAATGGATCCACGAGTTTGGCCAAGAGTTCCTTCATCGCTGCAGCCTGAATCCTGAAGAGTGA
- the p4ha3 gene encoding prolyl 4-hydroxylase subunit alpha-3 isoform X1 produces MTPGLSVGMKRFTYVCLSLLTVIVLPVSLGEMYTSLLNVKQAISVERKLVGYLRTYIDQELERLEDIRRFYAKVSDLHKELYNEAGSAMANPLVAFTLIKRLHSEWLNVVYSNEALENAQALRSSFEEEEADLPKLEDLQGAANGLMRLQDVYALQVASLARGRFQRVTNGQTVDIYLPAVSVPLSGDDCFLVGKVAYEQKDYYHSVQWLEESVRLFRAAEVGWSPENEGTLEDALDHLAFSHFKTGNFSYALSLSQELLHHDPTNGRLLQNVEEYEKLLVAASPATADGLRRPTCTYLRTRDTYERLCQTQGTQVSITSNQPIQFENPELFCDYFTNDHPALLLLPLKREVLRLQPFVVLYHTFVTDAEAEDIKRAAQPGLRRSVVAAGEKQAAAEYRISKSAWLKGSAHSIVGKLDHRISMLTGLKVHHPYGEYLQVVNYGIGGHYEPHFDHATSPSSPVFRLKTGNRVATFMIYLSSVEAGGSTAFIYANFSVPVVEKAAIFWWNLRRNGQGDVDTLHAGCPVLIGDKWVANKWIHEFGQEFLHRCSLNPEE; encoded by the exons ATGACTCCGGGTTTGTCTGTTGGGATGAAGCGTTTTACGTACGTTTGCTTAAGCCTCTTGACTGTAATTGTGCTGCCGGTGTCTTTGGGGGAAATGTACACGTCCCTTCTGAACGTAAAACAGGCGATTAGTGTAGAAAGGAAGCTGGTCGGTTATTTGCGGACTTACATTGACCAGGAGttggagaggctggaggacaTCAGACG CTTTTATGCCAAAGTGTCGGACCTGCACAAGGAACTTTACAATGAAGCGGGAAGTGCCATGGCGAACCCGTTGGTAGCGTTTACCCTGATCAAGCGCCTGCATTCAGAGTGGCTGAATGTGGTCTACAGCAACGAAGCCCTGGAGAATGCACAAG CCCTCAGATCCAGttttgaggaggaggaagctgatcTACCCAAGCTGGAAGACCTCCAGGGGGCCGCGAATGGGCTCATGAGGCTGCAGGACGTGTACGCTCTCCAAGTCGCGAGCCTTGCAAGGGGTCGATTCCAGAGAGTCACCAACGGACAGACTGTAGACATTTACCTGCCTGCAGTGTCTGTCCCACTGTCTGGTGATGACTGCTTCTTAGTTGGAAAG GTGGCCTATGAGCAGAAAGATTACTACCACTCAGTGCAGTGGTTGGAGGAGTCGGTGCGTCTCTTCAGGGCAGCAGAAGTCGGGTGGAGTCCTGAGAATGAAGGAACGTTAGAAGATGCTCTGGATCATCTGGCCTTCTCCCACTTCAAA ACGGGAAATTTTTCCTACGCCCTGAGTCTGTCTCAGGAGTTACTGCATCATG ATCCAACGAATGGACGGCTTTTGCAGAATGTAGAGGAATATGAGAAGCTGCTGGTTGCTGCCAGTCCAGCCACcgccgatgggctgaggagacCAACCTGCACCTATTTAAGAACCAGGGACACTTATGAGAGACTCTGCCAGACACAAGGCACTCAGGTATCCATCACAAGTAATCAG CCAATCCAATTTGAGAACCCTGAGCTGTTCTGTGACTACTTCACCAACGACCACCCTGCGCTACTACTGCTGCCGCTAAAGCGTGAAGTGCTGCGCTTGCAGCCGTTTGTGGTCCTGTACCACACTTTCGTCACTGATGCAGAGGCTGAAGACATTAAGAGAGCTGCCCAGCCAGGC CTGAGAAGGTCAGTAGTGGCGGCAGGggagaaacaagcagcagctgagtaCCGCATCAGTAAGAG TGCATGGCTAAAAGGCTCAGCCCACTCCATCGTTGGGAAGCTGGACCACAGGATCTCCATGCTCACAGGTCTAAAGGTGCACCACCCATACGGCGAGTACCTCCAGGTGGTCAATTACGGCATCGGTGGCCATTATGAGCCTCACTTTGACCACGCTACA TCACCTTCCAGTCCCGTGTTCAGGCTAAAAACTGGCAATCGAGTGGCAACTTTTATGATTTAT ctcagctctgtgGAGGCAGGTGGGTCCACGGCCTTCATCTACGCCAACTTCAGCGTTCCTGTTGTGGAG AAAGCTGCCATCTTTTGGTGGAATCTCCGCAGAAATGGCCAAGGAGACGTAGACACCTTGCATGCTGGCTGTCCTGTGCTCATTGGAGATAAATGGG TGGCAAACAAATGGATCCACGAGTTTGGCCAAGAGTTCCTTCATCGCTGCAGCCTGAATCCTGAAGAGTGA
- the LOC114868267 gene encoding odorant receptor 131-2-like, whose protein sequence is MYLTEFHLHRLLCSTNVFWRDFFHFHVCRHLVCFLNSFTLFHRPNMQNVSNVSVNATSNKSLSVIIKVCVVVPLFCIFSFCVVVMLHIFASHRQFLDTSRYILFASMLINDTLQVAVCVVLFLLVMAQVNFALGLCFPLLFISAATFQNTPFILATMSLERYVAIFYPLQRPAAWCSDRIWIIILVLWLLSCMFPITEYSIGQRDPALNTFFTPVSCRPATVNPSLIQALFRTAVNMLSFAVVTVIIILTYIRILLETKKMRQDKVSVSKATHTVLLHGFQLLLCMLAFTLPITEALIVHSVDWPREDVAFFNFFCFVLIPRFLSPLIYGFRDQSISSYIGKTILCCSSKVEIKCQMKGNLLPS, encoded by the coding sequence ATGTATTTAACTGAATTTCATTTACACAGGTTATTGTGCAGTACAAATGTGTTTTGGAGagatttctttcattttcatgtctgcagacatttagtttgttttcttAACAGCTTTACTCTATTTCACAGACCCAACATGCAAAATGTGTCTAATGTTTCAGTCAATGCCACTTCTAACAAAAGCCTTTCTGTGATcatcaaggtgtgtgtggttgtcccattgttttgtattttctctttctgcGTTGTTGTTATGCTGCACATCTTTGCATCTCACCGACAGTTCCTAGACACCTCTCGTTACATCCTGTTTGCCTCCATGCTCATCAATGATACTCTGCAGGTCGCAGTCTGTGTGGTTCTCTTCCTCTTGGTCATGGCTCAGGTAAATTTTGCCCTtggtctgtgttttcctctgttgttcATATCTGCTGCCACTTTTCAGAACACTCCCTTCATCCTGGCTACCATGTCACTGGAGCGTTACGTTGCCATCTTCTATCCCCTGCAGCGTCCGGCAGCCTGGTGCTCAGATCGAATCTGGATCATTATTCTGGTCTTGTGGCTCCTCAGCTGTATGTTTCCTATTACTGAGTACTCTATAGGGCAACGTGATCCTGCTCTGAACACTTTTTTTACCCCTGTATCATGCAGACCAGCTACTGTCAATCCATCTCTAATTCAGGCTTTGTTCAGAACTGCTGTAAACATGCTCTCCTTTGCAGTAGTGACCGTCATTATTATCTTGACATATATTAGAATCCTCCTGGAAACTAAGAAGATGAGACAGGACAAGGTGTCTGTGAGTAAAgcgacacacactgtgctgctacatggctttcagctgctgctgtgcatgttgGCCTTCACTCTGCCCATCACTGAAGCGCTCATAGTTCATAGTGTAGACTGGCCACGAGAagatgttgctttttttaattttttctgttttgtcctAATCCCACGTTTTCTTAGCCCACTCATCTATGGCTTTAGAGACCAGAGTATCAGCAGCTACATTGGGAAAACAATACTCTGTTGCTCCAGCAAAGTTGAAATCAAATGTCAAATGAAAGGCAACTTGCTTCCTTCCTGA
- the LOC114868535 gene encoding odorant receptor 131-2-like, with the protein MQNVSNVSVNATSNKSLSVIIKVCVVVPLFCIFSFCIVVMLHIFASHRQFLDTSRYILFASMLINDTLQVMFSVLLFLLVMAQVKFALGLCFPLLFISTATFQNTPFILATMSLERYVAIFYPLQRPAAWCSDRIWIIILVLWLLSCMFPMTEYSIGQRDPALNTFYTPVLCRPATVNPSPIQALFRTAVNVLSFAVVAVIIILTYVRILLETQKMRQDKVSVSKATHTVLLHGFQLLLCMLAFTSPITEALIVLSADWSREDVAFFNFFCFVLIPRFLSPLIYGFRDQSLRSYISKTIVCCSSKVECSVRGQL; encoded by the coding sequence ATGCAAAATGTGTCTAATGTTTCAGTCAATGCCACTTCTAACAAAAGCCTTTCTGTGATCAttaaggtgtgtgtggttgtccccttgttttgtattttctctttctgcatTGTTGTTATGCTGCACATCTTTGCATCTCACAGACAGTTCCTGGACACCTCCCGTTACATCCTATTTGCCTCCATGCTCATCAATGATACTCTGCAGGTCATGTTCTCtgtgcttctttttctcttGGTCATGGCTCAGGTTAAATTTGCTCTtggtctgtgttttcctctgttgttcATATCCACGGCCACTTTTCAGAACACTCCCTTCATCCTGGCTACCATGTCACTGGAGCGTTACGTTGCCATCTTCTATCCCCTGCAGCGTCCGGCAGCCTGGTGCTCAGATCGAATCTGGATCATTATTCTGGTCTTGTGGCTCCTCAGCTGTATGTTTCCTATGACTGAGTACTCTATAGGGCAACGTGATCCTGCTCTGAACACTTTTTACACCCCTGTACTCTGCAGACCAGCTACCGTCAACCCATCTCCGATTCAGGCTTTGTTCAGAACTGCTGTAAACGTGCTCTCCTTTGCAGTAGTGGCCGTCATCATTATCTTGACATATGTGAGAATCCTCCTGGAAACTCAAAAAATGAGACAGGACAAGGTGTCTGTGAGTAAAgctacacacactgtgctgctacatggctttcagctgctgctgtgcatgttgGCCTTCACTAGCCCCATCACTGAAGCACTCATAGTGCTTAGTGCAGACTGGTCACGAGAagatgttgctttttttaactttttttgtttcgTCCTAATCCCACGTTTCCTTAGTCCACTCATCTATGGCTTCAGAGACCAGAGTCTTAGGAGCTACATTAGTAAGACAATTGTCTGTTGCTCCAGCAAAGTTGAATGCAGTGTCAGAGGTCAACTATAG
- the LOC114868268 gene encoding odorant receptor 131-2-like encodes MYVDIQFVCFNTFALLYRSNMQKATNASINATSNKSLSVIIKVCVVVPLFCIFFFCIVVMLHIFASHRQFLETSRYILFASMIINDTLQVMFSVLLFLLDVAQVKVALGLCFPLLFISTATFRNTPFILATMSLERYVAIFYPLQRPAAWCSDRIWIIILVLWLLSCMFPMTEYSIGQRDPALNTFFTPVFCRIASVNPSPIQALFRTAVNVLCFAVVAVIIILTYVRILLETWKMRQDKVSVSKATHTVLLHGFQLLLCMLAFTMPITEVLIVLRADWPPEHIAFFNYFCFILIPRFLSPLIYGFRDQSFKSYIGKSFICYPNKVESSVRGQMKDLFPS; translated from the coding sequence atgtatGTAGACATTCAATTTGTTTGCTTTAACACCTTTGCTCTACTTTACAGATCCAACATGCAGAAAGCAACTAATGCTTCCATCAATGCCACTTCTAACAAAAGCCTTTCTGTGATcatcaaggtgtgtgtggttgtccctttgttttgtatcttctttttctgcattGTTGTTATGCTGCACATCTTTGCATCTCACAGACAGTTTCTGGAGACCTCCCGTTACATCCTATTTGCCTCCATGATTATCAATGATACTCTGCAGGTCATGTTCTctgtgcttctttttcttttggacGTGGCTCAGGTTAAAGTTGCTCTTGGTCTAtgttttcctctgttgttcATATCTACTGCCACTTTCCGGAACACTCCCTTCATCCTGGCTACCATGTCACTGGAGCGTTACGTTGCCATCTTCTATCCCCTGCAGCGTCCGGCTGCCTGGTGCTCAGACCGGATCTGGATCATTATTCTGGTCTTGTGGCTCCTCAGCTGTATGTTTCCTATGACTGAGTACTCTATAGGGCAACGTGATCCTGCTCTGAATACTTTTTTTACCCCTGTATTCTGCAGAATAGCTAGTGTCAACCCATCTCCAATTCAGGCTTTGTTCAGAACTGCTGTAAATGTGCTCTGCTTTGCAGTAGTGGCCGTCATCATTATCTTGACATATGTCAGAATCCTCCTGGAAACTTGGAAGATGAGACAGGACAAGGTGTCTGTGAGTAAAgcgacacacactgtgctgctacatggctttcagctgctgctgtgcatgttgGCCTTTACTATGCCCATCACTGAAGTGCTGATAGTGCTTCGTGCAGACTGGCCACCAGAACACATTGCATTTTTCAACTACTTCTGTTTCATCCTAATCCCACGTTTCCTTAGTCCACTAATCTATGGCTTTAGAGACCAGAGTTTCAAGAGCTACATTGGTAAATCATTTATCTGCTACCCAAACAAAGTAGAATCCAGTGTCAGAGGTCAAATGAAAGACTTGTTTCCTTCCTGA
- the LOC114868270 gene encoding odorant receptor 131-2-like produces the protein MQNLTIVSVNATSNKSLSVIIKVCVVVPLFCIFFLCIVVILHMFASNRQFLDTSRYILFASMLISDTLHVMFSVLLFLLVKAQVKVALGLCFPLLFISTATFRNTPFILATMSLERYVAIFYPLQRPAAWCSDQIWMIILVLWLLSCTFPIIEYSIGQHYPAANTFPASVLCQPTIVNSSPIQALFRTAVNVLSFSIVAVIIIFTYIRILLETQKMRQDKVSVSKATHTVLLHGFQLLLCMLAFTMPITETLIVLCADWPTEDIAFFNYFCFILIPRFLSPLIYGFRDQNLRSYIGKTFICFPNKVESLLTEQ, from the coding sequence ATGCAGAATCTGACTATTGTTTCAGTCAACGCCACTTCTAACAAAAGCCTTTCTGTGATCATCAAGGTTTGTGTGGTTGTTCCCTTGTTTTGTATCTTCTTTTTGTGCATTGTTGTTATACTGCACATGTTTGCATCTAACAGACAGTTCCTAGACACCTCCCGTTACATCCTGTTTGCCTCCATGCTCATCAGTGATACTTTACATGTTATGTTCTCtgtgcttctttttctcttGGTCAAGGCTCAGGTTAAAGTTGCTCTTGGTCTAtgttttcctctgttgttcATATCTACTGCCACTTTCCGGAACACTCCCTTCATCCTGGCTACCATGTCACTGGAGCGTTACGTTGCCATCTTCTATCCCCTGCAGCGTCCAGCTGCCTGGTGCTCAGATCAGATCTGGATGATTATTCTGGTCTTGTGGCTCCTCAGCTGTACATTTCCTATTATTGAGTACTCTATAGGGCAACATTACCCTGCTGCAAATACTTTTCCTGCCTCTGTACTTTGCCAACCTACCATTGTCAATTCATCTCCAATTCAGGCTTTGTTCAGAACTGCTGTAAACGTTCTCTCCTTTTCAATAGTAGCTGTCATCATTATCTTTACATATATTAGAATCCTCCTGGAAACTCAGAAGATGAGACAGGACAAGGTGTCTGTGAGTAAAgctacacacactgtgctgctacatggctttcagctgctgctgtgcatgttgGCCTTCACTATGCCTATCACTGAAACGCTTATAGTGCTTTGTGCAGACTGGCCAACAGAAGACATCGCATTTTTTAACTACTTCTGCTTCATCCTAATCCCACGTTTCCTTAGTCCACTCATTTATGGCTTCAGAGACCAGAATCTCAGGAGCTACATTGGTAAAACATTCATCTGCTTCCCAAACAAAGTAGAATCCCTTTTGACTGAACAATGA
- the LOC114868271 gene encoding odorant receptor 131-2-like yields the protein MQNLTNVSINTNSNKRLSVIIKVCVVVPLFCVFFFCIVVMLHIFASHRQFLDTSRYILFASMLINDTLQVMFSVLLFLLVMVQVNFALGLCFPLMFISAATFRNTPFILATMSLERYVAIFYPLQRPAIWCSDQIWVIILVLWLLSCMFPIIESSIGQRDPAVFTFSTPVLCQLPAVNSSLNQALFRIAVDVLSFAVVAFIIIVTYVRILVETRKMRQDNVSVSKATHTVLLHGFQLLLCMLAFTSPITEMLIVLRKEWPPEDIVFFNYFCFILIPRFLSPLIYGFRDQSLRSYIGKTFLALPTKLNKLSEVN from the coding sequence ATGCAGAACCTGACTAATGTTTCCATTAACACCAATTCTAACAAAAGACTTTCTGTGATcatcaaggtgtgtgtggttgttccCTTGTTTTGTGTCTTCTTTTTCTGCATTGTTGTTATGCTGCACATCTTTGCATCGCACAGACAGTTCCTAGACACCTCCCGTTACATCCTGTTTGCCTCCATGCTCATCAATGATACTCTGCAGGTCATGTTCTctgtgcttctctttctcttggTTATGGTTCAGGTTAATTTTGCTCTTGGTCTGTGTTTCCCTCTGATGTTCATATCTGCTGCCACTTTCCGGAACACTCCCTTCATCCTGGCTACCATGTCACTGGAGCGTTACGTTGCCATCTTCTATCCTCTACAGCGTCCAGCCATCTGGTGCTCAGATCAGATCTGGGTCATTATTCTGGTTTTGTGGCTCCTCAGCTGTATGTTTCCTATTATTGAGTCCTCTATAGGGCAACGTGATCCGGCTGTGTTTACTTTTTCTACCCCTGTACTTTGCCAACTTCCCGCTGTCAACTCATCTCTAAATCAGGCTTTGTTCAGAATTGCTGTAGATGTGCTCTCCTTTGCAGTAGTGGCCTTCATCATTATCGTCACATATGTGAGAATCCTCGTGGAAACTCGAAAGATGAGACAGGACAATGTGTCTGTGAGTAAAgctacacacactgtgctgctacatggctttcagctgctgctgtgcatgttgGCCTTCACTAGCCCGATCACTGAAATGCTCATAGTGCTTCGTAAAGAATGGCCACCAGAAGACATAGTATTTTTCAACTACTTCTGTTTCATCCTAATCCCACGTTTCCTTAGTCCACTCATCTATGGCTTTAGAGACCAGAGTCTCAGGAGCTATATTGGTAAAACATTTCTTGCTCTTCCAACAAAGTTGAATAAATTGTCAGAGGTCAACtga